Proteins from one Gimesia maris genomic window:
- a CDS encoding right-handed parallel beta-helix repeat-containing protein has product MKKLSVSLACFFLASQYVLVSAFADPAPAEGNQTEGHATIGEPAGSAIVGNVSSGVFRHDFIPANTVQRNDVPGFTNMKDVSYQDELQGYAPYRYPDPRTMEVNEFVDNGTGYQPVDVDEFHPLFRLDKGIGGGIGYDDGYSNLGVLMPFTINPEQSMLFLDLRAMVTDQGAGGVNLGAGWRAYNDNLDKIFTVAGWYDYDDGHYQDYHQLGLSGEVIGQYLTTRVNGYFPINNNEIIISNNLSGSAYFQTDRIYLNRTRRSESSYGGVDAEVGGPLPVLGKFGIDGYVGGYYYNSDHDKSAAGAKFRAEANINDWWQMSVSYAKDSVFGSNAWMNVTLSIPEGRSDKWMRPKTLQQRMYQPMNRNYRVVANVKQTTTNELAINPDDGLPYTVAHIDPDFGAAGDGTYETPYGSVAAYNASPPTAATDIIFVQDGNELNLNGQITLLDNGGGIGGTTGQRLLSEAVVHSFNTLDNDGNVVSITLPGYNPAASLPTLTNLSGAGGSAGAVVVGQGGAWEVSGFNISGVRTGGLPHNYGIYSAGTRGFDINRNTFVLYNRGVDVVNTASETGVLSSNTFTGDGANSLHGARITQTAGTMELAFHDNTATNNLGVVPPGTGTGFEIIANGGSSIDGVGTAADGVTTLGITGNTATSNGTGMIMTADGGATINTDFARNTFSNNTNATTSGLVVNSNASTVTFNSFDTVTASNNAGNGIAFNTTAGGTLSALSDGGDNLGMTNINASNNGVDGFVATSDGAGSAINLNIGNANSTTNVFSSNTQNGISLNTTNDGAIGGSIINNSATGNTQDGLAFTLTTGSIDLTGFGSPSIGSNNFTGNTRHGMSIVNNTGGVFTTSLISENDFSNNTEAGMFIGGAALGGTDTAVNTLGTIDSNNFNRTTTGTAGILFGSSDVRTTASIYRNTFIGRAPDLPDDDGASFGVGGTVDGTTTVGGNGGVTLSFGDLAAIDNSLTNTFQDNGDAHIGLLLIGNTTNRVDIDQHNFNTTYDTTLNSEFTGEGVGFIVRDTATLTNSTIQRSIIQNSAASGLLMTVTGNNLGDFGTINNITIGGSTSDYGNLFTTNAGHGIEMARTSDAVMTNINIRYNTSTANTLNGIDLTASAANKTDTYTVNNNTVTNNGQSGIDLRVEADAILSANMDSNTITGNTLHGIMTTELTNSVFDTRGITGAWTRNYIAENGGDGIHLEAATDSLVIGDAADSSLGNVIVDNGVDGIAVEDAGTLTIARNYIAENTVAGIDLDLLGYNNTTIANNDITRNGGDGIEFMNVLSGTFDLNIDGNIIDFNGGRGFDVLARPGLGGSASTINIDFNNNIVNENRLEGVYVVYTASLTQNQTDPSTTTLASDGSLFQDVYLRMDMDNNQIIDNGRDSGFGTTGLVVRVGTTRSFTGTGGSQYGGGFASDGAGNFVTSGVIMSVTNTTLTGNLGDDVYFESFTSTVDPAATAGTWGATTDPTVINTFQSDALARLDLLWDNNTIISSDTTNVGAFYANADTFKSRLNTTSVPFDGPFTSTTRRRNAQRLAARIPNLNDPGAGNFLYSGTGASTFRVDSSGDTSIFTLDGNPYTTTGDANGIYYPGIIVGELPYGWGQY; this is encoded by the coding sequence ATGAAGAAATTAAGTGTCAGCCTGGCCTGCTTCTTTTTAGCCTCTCAGTACGTACTGGTGTCTGCTTTTGCAGATCCAGCCCCCGCTGAAGGTAATCAAACAGAGGGACATGCGACGATTGGTGAGCCAGCAGGTTCTGCTATCGTGGGGAACGTTTCTTCCGGTGTGTTCAGGCATGATTTTATTCCTGCGAACACAGTCCAGAGAAATGATGTTCCCGGTTTTACTAACATGAAGGATGTCAGTTACCAGGACGAATTACAGGGGTATGCTCCTTACAGATATCCTGATCCCCGCACCATGGAAGTGAATGAATTCGTCGATAACGGGACCGGCTATCAGCCTGTGGACGTCGATGAGTTCCATCCCCTCTTCCGCCTGGATAAAGGCATTGGTGGTGGTATCGGTTACGACGATGGTTATTCAAACCTGGGCGTCTTAATGCCTTTCACGATCAATCCTGAGCAGAGCATGCTCTTCCTTGATCTGCGGGCCATGGTGACAGACCAGGGTGCCGGCGGTGTCAACCTGGGTGCTGGCTGGCGTGCTTACAACGACAATCTGGATAAAATCTTCACGGTCGCCGGCTGGTATGACTATGATGACGGGCACTATCAGGATTACCATCAGCTTGGTCTGAGTGGTGAAGTCATCGGCCAGTATCTGACAACACGCGTGAACGGTTATTTTCCCATCAATAATAACGAGATCATCATCTCGAACAATCTGTCAGGCAGTGCCTACTTCCAGACAGATCGAATTTATCTGAATCGCACACGACGTTCTGAATCGTCATACGGCGGTGTCGATGCCGAAGTCGGCGGTCCGCTGCCAGTCCTCGGGAAATTCGGCATTGATGGCTATGTCGGCGGTTACTATTACAACTCAGATCACGACAAAAGCGCCGCAGGTGCCAAGTTCCGTGCAGAAGCCAATATTAATGACTGGTGGCAGATGAGCGTCAGCTATGCCAAGGATTCCGTATTCGGTTCCAACGCATGGATGAATGTGACGCTCTCCATTCCAGAAGGTCGTTCCGACAAGTGGATGCGGCCAAAAACTCTGCAGCAACGTATGTATCAGCCTATGAATCGTAATTACCGCGTCGTGGCAAACGTGAAACAGACAACGACCAATGAACTGGCGATCAATCCTGATGATGGCCTGCCATACACCGTAGCACACATCGACCCGGATTTCGGTGCCGCCGGCGATGGTACTTATGAAACACCATACGGTTCAGTGGCCGCCTACAACGCGTCACCGCCTACTGCAGCAACAGATATCATCTTCGTGCAGGACGGTAACGAACTGAACCTGAATGGTCAGATTACTCTGCTGGACAACGGCGGGGGAATCGGTGGAACTACCGGTCAGCGTCTGTTGAGTGAAGCAGTCGTGCACAGCTTCAATACACTCGACAACGATGGAAATGTCGTCAGTATCACTCTGCCAGGTTACAATCCTGCTGCCAGTCTTCCCACACTTACCAACCTGAGTGGGGCTGGTGGATCAGCGGGCGCAGTGGTCGTCGGACAGGGAGGCGCCTGGGAAGTATCCGGTTTCAACATCAGCGGTGTGCGAACGGGTGGTTTACCGCATAACTACGGTATCTATTCAGCGGGAACACGTGGTTTTGATATCAACCGCAATACCTTCGTGCTGTATAACCGCGGTGTGGATGTTGTCAATACGGCCAGTGAAACCGGTGTACTCTCCAGTAACACCTTCACAGGTGACGGTGCCAATTCCTTACACGGTGCCCGCATCACACAAACAGCAGGGACCATGGAACTGGCATTCCATGACAATACGGCCACGAATAATCTGGGAGTTGTTCCGCCAGGAACAGGAACCGGGTTCGAAATCATTGCAAATGGCGGAAGCTCGATTGATGGCGTAGGGACTGCCGCCGATGGAGTGACCACCCTGGGTATCACCGGTAATACTGCGACCAGCAACGGTACCGGCATGATCATGACTGCCGATGGCGGGGCGACAATCAACACTGATTTTGCCCGAAACACCTTCAGTAACAATACGAACGCCACCACAAGTGGTTTAGTAGTCAATTCCAATGCAAGTACCGTTACATTTAACAGCTTTGATACAGTCACAGCCAGTAACAATGCCGGAAATGGTATTGCCTTCAATACCACTGCAGGTGGTACGTTGTCTGCTTTATCAGATGGCGGAGACAACCTGGGAATGACAAACATCAACGCCAGCAACAACGGTGTTGACGGCTTTGTCGCCACATCGGATGGAGCTGGATCTGCCATCAATCTGAATATCGGTAATGCCAACTCAACCACCAACGTCTTCAGCAGTAACACCCAGAACGGTATCAGCCTGAATACAACAAACGATGGTGCCATCGGCGGGAGTATCATCAATAACTCCGCGACCGGCAATACGCAGGATGGTCTGGCATTTACTTTGACCACCGGTTCGATTGACCTGACCGGCTTTGGTTCACCTTCCATCGGCAGCAATAACTTCACCGGCAACACCCGACACGGGATGAGCATTGTGAACAACACCGGCGGTGTCTTCACGACCTCGCTGATCTCTGAGAATGACTTCAGCAATAATACCGAAGCCGGGATGTTTATCGGGGGAGCCGCCCTGGGCGGAACCGATACTGCCGTCAATACGCTGGGTACCATTGATTCAAACAACTTCAATCGTACTACGACTGGAACGGCTGGTATCCTGTTTGGTTCCAGCGATGTCCGCACGACGGCATCCATCTACAGAAATACCTTTATCGGTCGCGCTCCGGATTTACCAGATGATGACGGTGCCAGCTTTGGTGTCGGTGGTACCGTCGATGGTACAACGACTGTCGGAGGTAATGGCGGTGTGACCCTGTCGTTTGGAGACCTGGCAGCCATTGATAACTCTCTGACCAATACGTTCCAGGACAACGGCGATGCCCATATCGGACTGCTGTTAATCGGGAACACAACCAACCGGGTTGACATTGATCAGCACAACTTTAATACCACTTATGACACCACTTTAAACAGTGAGTTTACCGGCGAGGGTGTCGGATTTATCGTGCGGGATACTGCCACCTTAACGAACAGCACCATTCAACGCAGCATCATCCAGAACAGTGCTGCATCCGGTCTGTTGATGACCGTCACCGGGAATAATCTGGGTGACTTCGGTACCATCAACAACATCACAATCGGTGGCAGCACATCTGACTACGGAAACCTGTTTACAACCAATGCAGGCCACGGTATTGAGATGGCGCGGACCTCTGATGCTGTGATGACCAATATCAATATCAGGTACAATACATCCACAGCAAACACATTGAATGGTATCGATCTGACCGCCTCTGCAGCGAATAAGACCGACACCTATACCGTTAATAACAACACCGTTACAAACAATGGTCAGTCGGGGATTGATCTCCGGGTCGAAGCGGATGCTATTCTGTCTGCCAACATGGACAGCAATACGATCACGGGTAACACTCTGCATGGTATTATGACAACAGAGCTTACCAATTCCGTATTTGACACACGTGGAATAACCGGAGCCTGGACCCGCAACTACATTGCTGAAAACGGCGGAGACGGTATCCACCTCGAAGCGGCTACCGACTCACTCGTCATCGGGGATGCGGCAGATTCTTCGCTGGGTAACGTGATTGTGGACAACGGTGTAGACGGTATCGCTGTTGAAGATGCCGGAACACTTACAATCGCCCGCAACTACATCGCAGAGAACACGGTCGCCGGTATCGATCTGGACCTGCTGGGTTATAATAACACGACGATCGCGAACAACGATATCACCCGGAACGGGGGAGACGGTATCGAATTCATGAATGTCCTGTCAGGTACTTTTGACCTGAATATTGATGGTAACATCATCGACTTCAACGGCGGGCGTGGCTTCGATGTTCTGGCCCGACCTGGTTTAGGTGGCTCAGCTTCGACCATCAACATCGACTTTAACAATAACATCGTGAATGAAAACCGCCTCGAAGGGGTGTATGTGGTCTACACGGCATCGCTCACACAGAATCAGACGGATCCTTCTACCACGACCCTGGCTTCGGACGGAAGTCTCTTCCAGGATGTCTATCTGAGAATGGATATGGATAATAACCAGATCATCGACAACGGTCGCGACAGTGGCTTTGGTACCACTGGTCTGGTCGTCCGCGTCGGTACGACTCGTTCCTTCACCGGAACTGGTGGTTCGCAATACGGCGGGGGCTTTGCCAGCGATGGTGCGGGTAACTTTGTTACATCAGGTGTGATCATGTCTGTCACAAATACCACCTTGACGGGTAACCTGGGTGATGATGTCTACTTTGAATCATTTACCTCTACGGTTGATCCCGCTGCAACAGCCGGAACCTGGGGAGCGACGACAGATCCGACCGTCATCAATACTTTCCAGTCAGATGCGCTCGCTCGACTGGACCTGTTGTGGGATAATAACACGATCATCTCATCCGATACAACAAATGTCGGTGCCTTCTATGCTAATGCTGATACCTTCAAATCTCGTTTGAATACGACCAGTGTTCCGTTCGACGGGCCATTTACTTCGACAACACGTCGTCGTAATGCTCAACGTCTGGCTGCCCGTATTCCAAACCTGAACGATCCGGGGGCAGGAAACTTCCTCTACTCCGGTACTGGAGCCAGCACCTTCCGTGTTGACAGCTCGGGAGACACTTCGATCTTCACACTGGACGGGAATCCTTACACGACTACCGGCGACGCCAATGGTATCTACTATCCCGGTATCATTGTCGGCGAACTGCCTTACGGCTGGGGACAGTACTAA
- a CDS encoding tetratricopeptide repeat protein has translation MKWNLSTRCLNLSLAILIVLLLHSDVCLAQDVKPETPSAETLEKRKQALAHAQQGQALLKQKDWKSAITEFEKSIELQPENSMLHYLLSVAFLEDSQASRSWIEIRKAVLLDAENKRAAQDFLKFWSFFDRKGILNVGTPEVEVLKLLGKPDSQREKKDETQLVYGFMWLNFRNASLYAVIDTRKLSAKDMVAEKSMKFHLGDPWREGYRMMNSTNALTEFVIPPETVQNYQQLFSTQRLFKLGEQLSARDFMNRMKSLVEKSYQLEEWNVIEDGEDDILYEWRVAKGDKTPAQHEISRVVRGSRDMHRLAYVIRKQPLKSADREQWINRLKSAQLILAHPETAKLTATQKQELADQLKQKSREIIEKQLQYILDGDVAAMKPYFTERVRKFITKASLKQATEQAESAKPDELVHDIEILEIDGSLQAKIKMKNGRTLTTLLPVNGRWEADTIWFE, from the coding sequence ATGAAATGGAACCTGTCTACCCGCTGTCTGAATCTTTCTCTGGCGATTTTGATTGTCCTGTTGCTGCATTCCGATGTTTGTCTGGCGCAAGATGTCAAGCCGGAAACTCCGTCTGCCGAGACGCTGGAAAAACGAAAACAAGCATTGGCCCATGCCCAGCAGGGGCAGGCATTGCTCAAGCAGAAAGACTGGAAAAGTGCGATTACCGAATTCGAAAAATCAATAGAATTGCAGCCGGAAAACAGCATGCTGCATTACCTGCTGAGCGTCGCCTTTCTGGAGGATTCCCAGGCCAGCAGGAGTTGGATTGAGATCCGCAAAGCGGTGCTGCTCGATGCCGAAAACAAACGGGCCGCTCAGGACTTCCTCAAATTCTGGAGCTTTTTCGATCGCAAGGGAATTCTGAATGTGGGGACACCCGAAGTGGAAGTGCTCAAACTTCTCGGGAAACCTGACAGCCAGCGCGAGAAAAAGGACGAAACCCAGTTGGTTTATGGTTTCATGTGGCTCAACTTTCGCAATGCCAGCCTGTACGCCGTGATTGATACACGGAAATTATCGGCGAAAGATATGGTCGCAGAGAAGTCAATGAAATTTCACCTGGGAGATCCCTGGCGAGAGGGGTATCGCATGATGAATTCAACGAATGCATTGACCGAATTTGTAATTCCCCCTGAAACGGTCCAGAACTATCAGCAACTGTTCTCCACGCAACGACTGTTCAAACTCGGCGAGCAGTTATCAGCCAGGGATTTCATGAACCGGATGAAGTCCCTGGTTGAAAAGTCTTACCAGTTGGAAGAGTGGAATGTGATAGAGGATGGCGAGGATGATATCCTGTATGAATGGCGGGTCGCAAAAGGTGACAAAACGCCCGCACAACATGAAATCAGCAGAGTCGTGCGCGGCAGCCGTGACATGCACCGACTGGCATATGTCATTCGAAAGCAGCCGCTCAAATCAGCCGATCGTGAGCAGTGGATCAACAGGTTGAAGTCAGCGCAACTTATTTTGGCTCATCCTGAAACTGCAAAACTGACGGCTACTCAGAAACAGGAACTGGCAGATCAGCTCAAACAGAAATCGAGAGAAATTATCGAGAAGCAATTGCAGTATATCCTTGACGGGGATGTGGCGGCGATGAAGCCTTATTTTACGGAACGGGTCAGAAAGTTCATCACAAAAGCATCACTCAAACAGGCTACTGAACAGGCTGAATCCGCCAAACCAGATGAACTTGTCCACGACATCGAAATTCTGGAAATCGACGGATCGCTGCAGGCAAAAATCAAAATGAAAAACGGTCGCACTCTGACAACCCTGCTTCCCGTCAACGGAAGATGGGAGGCTGACACAATCTGGTTTGAGTGA
- a CDS encoding arylsulfatase, with translation MHRFLFALSLVLLSYLCHSHDVQAADQRPNILWIIAEDMGPELGCYGTPEVKTPTLDQLAEKGMLFQNAFTVTPVCSTSRSSFMTGMYAMAIDAQNHRSHREGTNPLPDGVRVITDWFRPAGYTTANIKNLTDDKKLAKFYKGTGKTDWNFTYPKGKQPFDLKDWNELKQHQPFYAQINFSETHRGGAWNTSHEHIGYQADPAKVEIPSYYPDHPVTRGVWSQYLNAVMAVDKKVAFILDLLKRDKLDKNTIVVFLGDHGRAMPRGKQWPYDSGLHIPLIIYWPEGNANLPAPAQYQRGQKSEQLISSIDLSATSLAVAGISKPEKMQGQVFLGAQAEPPREYLFGGRDRGDETVFHIRTVRDKQYRYLRNKYPERPFLQINRYKEKSYPIIGLLRDLHSRGALTGPSLKLMADSRPEEELYDLKQDPWETSNLADSPDYQKVKQRLASALNTWMEEIDDQGRIPEDPSIPQYWDERAIRVYSDNLKNRPQDWFLRDAALGPYKVESKKDE, from the coding sequence ATGCATCGATTTCTGTTCGCGCTCAGTCTTGTTCTTCTCTCGTACCTCTGTCATAGCCATGATGTGCAGGCCGCAGACCAGCGGCCCAACATTCTGTGGATCATTGCGGAAGACATGGGGCCCGAGCTGGGCTGTTATGGAACGCCGGAAGTCAAAACGCCGACACTGGATCAGCTGGCTGAAAAAGGCATGCTGTTTCAGAACGCATTCACGGTAACCCCAGTCTGTTCGACCAGTCGCTCCTCATTCATGACGGGCATGTATGCGATGGCCATTGATGCGCAGAACCATCGTTCGCACCGTGAAGGCACCAACCCGCTGCCTGATGGCGTGCGGGTCATCACCGACTGGTTCCGTCCCGCCGGCTATACGACGGCGAACATTAAAAATCTGACAGACGATAAAAAACTGGCAAAGTTCTATAAAGGAACCGGTAAGACCGACTGGAATTTCACCTATCCCAAAGGCAAACAGCCGTTTGACCTCAAGGACTGGAACGAACTGAAACAGCATCAGCCATTCTATGCCCAGATCAATTTTTCAGAAACCCATCGAGGCGGAGCCTGGAATACGTCTCACGAACACATCGGCTACCAGGCGGACCCTGCCAAAGTTGAGATCCCTTCTTACTATCCCGATCACCCCGTCACCCGCGGCGTCTGGTCACAGTATCTGAATGCGGTGATGGCTGTCGATAAGAAGGTTGCTTTCATTCTGGATTTACTGAAGCGGGACAAGCTCGACAAGAATACGATTGTGGTTTTTCTGGGCGATCATGGCCGGGCAATGCCCCGCGGCAAACAGTGGCCTTACGACAGTGGTCTGCATATTCCGCTGATCATTTACTGGCCCGAAGGCAACGCGAACCTGCCTGCACCTGCACAGTATCAGCGGGGTCAAAAAAGTGAGCAGCTGATTTCTTCCATCGATCTGAGTGCCACCTCTTTAGCAGTCGCCGGCATCTCCAAACCTGAAAAAATGCAGGGACAGGTCTTTCTGGGCGCACAGGCAGAGCCCCCCCGCGAGTATCTGTTTGGCGGACGGGATCGAGGCGATGAAACGGTGTTCCATATTCGCACGGTACGGGACAAGCAATATCGCTACCTGCGAAACAAGTACCCCGAGCGCCCGTTCCTGCAGATCAATCGCTACAAGGAAAAGTCCTACCCGATAATTGGACTTTTAAGAGATCTGCACAGCAGAGGAGCACTGACCGGGCCGTCTCTCAAACTGATGGCGGACAGTCGACCGGAAGAAGAGCTGTATGATTTAAAACAGGATCCCTGGGAGACCAGCAACCTGGCCGATTCCCCTGACTACCAGAAAGTCAAGCAGCGACTGGCGTCTGCTTTGAATACCTGGATGGAGGAAATCGATGACCAAGGACGCATCCCGGAAGATCCTTCCATTCCCCAATACTGGGACGAACGGGCGATTCGCGTGTATTCGGACAATCTCAAGAACCGTCCGCAAGACTGGTTCCTGCGAGACGCGGCTCTGGGTCCTTATAAAGTTGAAAGTAAGAAAGACGAGTAA
- the cysC gene encoding adenylyl-sulfate kinase — translation MAEQKATNVTWHDHRVTKEERCKQNGHKGAVLWFTGLSGSGKSTIANTVDHKLFEMGKHTFVLDGDNIRMGLNKNLGFSPEDRTENIRRIGEVSKLYTDAGILVMTAFISPYLEDRDQVREIMGEGEFIEVLVKASLETCEERDPKGLYKKARAGEIKGFTGIDAPYEAPEKPELVLDSDAKGIDELADEVVAYLEANGYLTYA, via the coding sequence ATGGCCGAGCAAAAAGCCACTAACGTGACCTGGCATGATCACCGTGTAACTAAAGAAGAACGCTGCAAACAAAATGGACACAAAGGCGCTGTCCTGTGGTTTACCGGTCTCAGTGGATCCGGCAAAAGTACGATCGCCAACACCGTCGATCACAAACTCTTCGAAATGGGCAAGCATACGTTTGTTCTCGATGGCGATAACATTCGCATGGGTTTGAACAAGAACCTCGGCTTCTCACCTGAAGACCGTACCGAGAACATCCGCCGCATCGGTGAAGTTTCCAAACTGTATACTGACGCCGGCATTCTCGTGATGACCGCTTTCATTTCCCCTTATCTCGAAGACCGCGATCAGGTTCGGGAAATCATGGGTGAAGGCGAGTTCATCGAAGTTTTGGTGAAAGCCTCTCTGGAAACCTGCGAAGAACGCGATCCAAAAGGACTCTACAAAAAAGCCCGCGCTGGCGAAATCAAAGGGTTCACCGGAATCGATGCTCCTTACGAAGCACCAGAAAAACCAGAACTGGTTCTGGATTCCGACGCCAAAGGCATCGACGAACTCGCTGACGAAGTCGTCGCTTACCTCGAAGCAAACGGATATCTGACCTACGCGTAA